A single Chlamydia suis DNA region contains:
- a CDS encoding YbhB/YbcL family Raf kinase inhibitor-like protein, translating to MQLSSQAFSYGRPIPKKYSCQGVGISPPLSFSGVPKEAKSLALIVEDPDVPAHVREDGLWVHWIVYNLSPMVANLAEGAQIFAVQGLNTAGEIGYCPPCPPDAKHRYYFYVYALDVVLPEEEGVTKEQLLEAMEGHVLATAELMGTYEQD from the coding sequence ATGCAACTTTCTTCGCAGGCTTTTTCTTATGGTCGTCCCATTCCTAAAAAATATTCGTGTCAGGGGGTTGGGATCTCTCCGCCGCTTTCTTTTTCTGGAGTGCCCAAAGAGGCTAAAAGTCTCGCGCTTATCGTTGAAGACCCAGATGTTCCTGCTCATGTTCGGGAAGATGGATTGTGGGTACATTGGATAGTGTACAATCTCTCCCCTATGGTAGCTAATTTGGCAGAAGGAGCTCAAATTTTTGCTGTTCAAGGGTTGAATACCGCAGGAGAAATTGGGTACTGTCCTCCTTGTCCTCCAGATGCAAAGCATCGCTATTACTTTTATGTTTATGCTTTGGATGTCGTTTTACCCGAAGAAGAAGGGGTAACAAAAGAACAGCTATTAGAGGCTATGGAAGGGCATGTCCTTGCTACAGCTGAACTTATGGGAACATATGAGCAAGACTAG
- a CDS encoding alanine/glycine:cation symporter family protein, which yields MLQFLEQINHFLTSFCVFPLILFLGGILTWKLRGLQFTSLGLSFRLMLNNKQERAASEGEGVSRYEAVAGMLAGNFGTGNIAGMAIAIASGGPGALLWIWVVTLLAAIVQYAGAFLGCKHRQFQAESQEYIGGPIACLGYKMKSRFLAAAFCIAGLITAFSAGNLVQVNCIVSLCADGFFPKILVGILLALSVYPVLAGGNTRVLRFSAKAIPFVAGFYFLFSLLVLAIHCDKIPLALHLIFSSALGVKAGVAGIGGYTLGQVISTGLNRAVMATDCGSGMVSLLQSNSKSANPVADGLVTLLPPVIVAVVCSITMLVLLVTGAYDSGELGVLMVMRAFKSSLGMLGGGVVLISMILFGYTTALSWFACAEKSLEYMIPGRRANLLLKAIYLLVIPFGGVLGMQFIWALSDLGFCGMVIFNSISLIALFKEVIATRYEVALLRKEANAQSDPLRQ from the coding sequence ATGTTACAATTTTTAGAGCAAATTAATCATTTTTTAACTTCTTTCTGTGTATTCCCCCTGATCCTTTTCTTGGGAGGAATACTAACATGGAAATTGCGAGGGCTGCAGTTTACCTCTTTGGGATTAAGTTTCCGGTTGATGTTAAATAACAAACAAGAGCGCGCAGCCTCTGAGGGAGAAGGGGTTTCTCGGTACGAAGCTGTGGCTGGTATGTTGGCCGGGAATTTCGGAACGGGGAATATAGCTGGGATGGCCATCGCTATCGCGAGCGGGGGGCCAGGAGCCTTACTTTGGATCTGGGTGGTCACTCTTTTAGCTGCGATCGTTCAATATGCAGGAGCTTTTCTCGGATGTAAGCATCGGCAGTTCCAAGCAGAATCCCAGGAATATATCGGGGGACCGATAGCCTGTTTGGGATATAAAATGAAAAGCCGTTTCCTAGCTGCAGCTTTCTGTATAGCAGGCTTAATCACAGCCTTTTCTGCAGGGAACCTAGTTCAGGTGAACTGTATTGTCTCTCTCTGTGCAGATGGATTTTTCCCCAAGATTTTAGTGGGTATATTGCTAGCCCTCTCTGTTTATCCTGTTTTAGCTGGAGGGAATACGCGAGTTCTCCGTTTCTCAGCAAAAGCTATTCCATTCGTAGCAGGTTTTTATTTCCTATTTTCTCTCTTAGTGTTGGCGATACATTGTGATAAAATTCCCCTAGCCTTACACCTGATTTTCTCTTCTGCTCTTGGGGTAAAGGCTGGAGTCGCTGGTATTGGAGGTTATACGCTGGGGCAGGTAATCTCAACAGGTTTGAACCGAGCTGTTATGGCTACGGATTGTGGAAGCGGAATGGTTTCTCTCCTACAATCCAATTCTAAAAGCGCAAATCCCGTTGCGGATGGATTGGTAACACTCCTCCCTCCTGTGATTGTCGCAGTTGTTTGCTCTATTACGATGTTAGTTCTTCTTGTAACAGGGGCTTACGATTCGGGAGAGTTGGGCGTGTTGATGGTTATGCGGGCTTTCAAATCTTCCTTAGGGATGTTAGGTGGAGGTGTTGTTCTCATATCTATGATCTTGTTTGGGTACACAACAGCTTTGTCATGGTTCGCTTGCGCAGAAAAAAGTTTAGAATATATGATCCCAGGAAGGCGGGCAAACCTGTTGCTAAAGGCGATTTACCTGTTGGTGATCCCTTTTGGCGGCGTTTTGGGTATGCAATTCATTTGGGCCCTATCTGATCTGGGTTTTTGTGGAATGGTCATTTTCAACTCGATCAGTTTGATTGCCTTGTTTAAGGAGGTGATTGCTACTCGGTACGAGGTCGCTCTTCTCCGTAAAGAGGCAAACGCCCAATCCGATCCTTTAAGACAGTAA
- the rlmD gene encoding 23S rRNA (uracil(1939)-C(5))-methyltransferase RlmD, which translates to MLSCHRNCKHFGVCGGCSSPQTEYEISLKEKELALHHIFEPLIPSQKILPVIPCSPLLRGRNKMEFSFYQTADGEKTLGFISPSKPKKGIPITECLMIDERAMDILNYTRVWWSAHPELSAYYPPLNKGSLCTLTIRVGNVSNDFMIILTTSGREEFAVSQDVIQEWQRGLLNLGLPITSIFWEERISARNSPTTFRSSHLYGEPFLKQQLSLEGRSNLFHIRPRSFFQPQSRQAEKIIQTIKDFISPTGKETLLDLYCGAGTIGISLSPYVKKVVGVELVPDAIASAHENIQLNSANMEVFLEDAKRFCKRNEQAPAPDVVIVDPPRCGMQNKALKYLLRIAPKKIVYVSCNPLTQIHECTTLVEQGYKLQRMQPIDQFPHTHHLENIVLLEKLS; encoded by the coding sequence TTGCTATCCTGTCATCGTAATTGCAAACATTTTGGAGTCTGCGGAGGGTGTTCGTCGCCTCAAACAGAATATGAGATCTCTTTAAAAGAAAAAGAACTCGCTCTTCATCATATATTTGAGCCTCTAATCCCTTCTCAAAAAATCCTTCCAGTTATTCCCTGTTCCCCCCTTCTCCGCGGAAGGAATAAAATGGAATTTTCTTTTTATCAAACAGCGGATGGAGAAAAAACCTTGGGATTTATCTCCCCATCCAAACCTAAAAAAGGAATTCCTATTACCGAATGTCTGATGATCGATGAGCGCGCTATGGATATCCTCAACTATACCCGCGTTTGGTGGTCGGCTCATCCCGAATTATCAGCCTACTACCCTCCGCTAAATAAGGGCTCTCTATGCACGCTTACTATCCGAGTGGGGAATGTCTCCAATGATTTTATGATTATTCTGACGACATCAGGAAGAGAGGAATTTGCTGTATCGCAGGATGTCATACAGGAATGGCAACGAGGACTTCTGAATTTAGGATTGCCCATTACCTCTATTTTTTGGGAAGAGAGGATCTCTGCACGTAACTCTCCTACTACTTTCCGAAGTTCCCACCTTTATGGAGAACCTTTTCTCAAACAACAGCTATCCCTAGAAGGTCGCTCTAACCTATTTCACATCCGACCAAGAAGCTTTTTCCAACCACAAAGCCGCCAAGCAGAAAAAATCATTCAAACGATAAAAGATTTTATCTCCCCAACCGGAAAAGAGACTCTTTTGGATTTGTATTGTGGAGCAGGAACCATCGGAATTTCACTCTCCCCTTATGTAAAAAAGGTCGTTGGAGTAGAACTCGTCCCCGATGCCATTGCTTCGGCTCACGAGAATATCCAGCTTAATTCTGCAAATATGGAAGTTTTCTTAGAAGATGCAAAACGGTTTTGTAAACGTAATGAACAGGCTCCTGCCCCAGATGTTGTTATCGTTGACCCTCCACGCTGTGGAATGCAAAATAAAGCTTTAAAATATCTTTTGCGCATAGCGCCTAAAAAAATTGTTTATGTTTCTTGTAATCCTCTTACACAAATCCACGAGTGTACCACTCTCGTGGAACAAGGGTATAAGCTTCAGCGCATGCAGCCCATAGACCAATTCCCTCACACGCACCACTTAGAAAATATAGTTCTCTTAGAAAAGCTTTCTTAA
- a CDS encoding histone translates to MALKDTANKMTDLLESIQQNLQKAEKGNKAAAQRVRTESIKFEKIAKLYRKESIKAEKSGLMKKSKLAAKKAKAAAKKPARATKATTKKACTKKTCATKAKAAKTTKKAPAKTKAKVTKKARSTKK, encoded by the coding sequence ATGGCGCTAAAAGATACGGCTAACAAAATGACAGACTTGTTGGAAAGCATCCAGCAAAATTTGCAAAAAGCAGAAAAAGGAAATAAAGCCGCAGCACAACGAGTCCGTACGGAATCTATCAAATTCGAAAAAATTGCTAAGTTATATCGCAAAGAGTCTATTAAAGCCGAAAAATCGGGCTTAATGAAAAAAAGTAAACTAGCTGCTAAAAAAGCAAAAGCTGCAGCTAAAAAACCTGCTCGAGCAACTAAAGCGACAACCAAAAAAGCTTGCACCAAAAAAACTTGTGCAACTAAAGCCAAAGCAGCTAAAACGACAAAAAAAGCCCCTGCTAAAACAAAAGCTAAAGTAACGAAAAAAGCTCGCTCAACAAAAAAATAA
- a CDS encoding MBL fold metallo-hydrolase: MEGFFPIASGSKGNCAYLGTKSCKLLVDLGISKQATVEALRSMNIHPEEIQGILITHEHSDHIAGLRSFIKSYKTPLICNIETARSLRHLLDLCPTFKIFTTGHSFSLEDLRIQTFNVPHDAVDPVGFIFHYFGIKIGFCTDLGWVTSWITHFLYDCDYLLIESNHDPEMVLQSSRPESCKQRILGKQGHISNAECGALLQRVLTPRIKKIYLAHLSLECNTEEKALHTVSSAIQEITAIRPIVAQSFGITAPIFFSSPSLV, translated from the coding sequence ATGGAAGGTTTTTTCCCTATAGCTTCAGGTTCTAAGGGCAATTGCGCCTATCTCGGCACGAAGTCATGCAAGTTACTCGTGGACTTAGGAATTAGCAAACAAGCGACGGTTGAAGCGTTACGCTCTATGAACATTCATCCGGAAGAGATTCAAGGAATTTTAATTACCCATGAACATTCCGATCACATCGCGGGGCTTAGAAGCTTTATTAAAAGCTATAAAACTCCCCTTATATGCAACATAGAAACCGCGCGCAGTTTACGCCACTTATTAGATCTATGCCCAACTTTTAAGATCTTTACCACGGGGCACAGCTTTTCTTTAGAAGATCTTCGCATTCAAACATTTAATGTGCCGCACGATGCCGTGGATCCCGTAGGATTTATCTTTCACTATTTTGGGATCAAAATAGGCTTTTGCACCGATTTAGGATGGGTGACCTCTTGGATTACTCACTTCCTGTACGATTGTGATTACTTACTCATAGAATCCAACCACGATCCCGAGATGGTCCTTCAATCTTCACGCCCCGAAAGTTGCAAACAACGAATTCTTGGCAAACAAGGGCATATTTCTAATGCAGAATGCGGAGCTTTACTTCAACGAGTACTAACTCCTCGTATTAAAAAGATTTATCTTGCACATCTTTCTCTTGAATGTAATACGGAAGAAAAGGCCTTACATACCGTGTCTTCTGCAATTCAAGAGATCACCGCCATTCGTCCGATCGTTGCTCAAAGTTTTGGTATCACAGCCCCAATTTTCTTTTCTTCCCCGAGCCTTGTATGA
- a CDS encoding SET domain-containing protein codes for MTASYTQDTLYLALHGGIKSATPCSLAKVEKLLQFSFLPRLQFQNSRVEKRVRQLCHREEKRQSVSSLAKWLGQLHKQQLQIPDIPPVAICWIDAFVGYGVFAREFIPAWSYIGEYTGILRRRQAFWLDENDYCFRYPVPHYAWRYFTIDSGRQGNITRFINHSDNPNLEAIGAFEGGLFHIIIRAIKDILPGEELCYHYGPLYWKHRQKKEEFIPQEE; via the coding sequence ATGACTGCTAGCTACACTCAAGACACTCTGTATCTTGCTTTACATGGAGGAATAAAATCCGCGACCCCCTGTTCTTTAGCCAAAGTTGAGAAGCTGTTGCAATTCTCATTTCTTCCTCGCCTCCAGTTTCAAAATTCTAGAGTAGAGAAACGCGTCCGACAATTATGTCATCGCGAAGAGAAACGCCAATCCGTTTCCTCTTTAGCAAAGTGGCTAGGCCAACTACATAAGCAGCAACTCCAAATCCCAGACATCCCTCCGGTTGCTATCTGCTGGATCGACGCCTTTGTAGGATATGGGGTTTTTGCCCGCGAGTTCATTCCTGCCTGGAGCTATATCGGAGAGTACACGGGAATTTTGCGACGAAGACAAGCTTTTTGGCTCGACGAGAATGACTACTGCTTTCGCTATCCGGTCCCCCATTACGCATGGCGTTACTTCACTATCGATAGTGGAAGACAAGGGAACATCACCCGTTTTATCAACCACAGCGATAACCCCAATCTAGAAGCCATTGGCGCTTTTGAAGGAGGCCTTTTCCATATTATTATCCGAGCCATCAAAGATATCCTTCCTGGGGAAGAGCTTTGCTACCATTACGGTCCGTTGTATTGGAAACATCGTCAAAAAAAAGAAGAGTTCATCCCTCAAGAAGAGTAG
- the nqrF gene encoding NADH:ubiquinone reductase (Na(+)-transporting) subunit F, which translates to MSWLSSLYPIFVASAAFCTLGLVLVAVILLSRKFLIKVHPCKLRINNDDSLTKTVDSGKTLLSSLLDSGIAIPSPCGGKASCKQCKVRITKNADEPLETDRSTFSKQQLEQGWRLSCQTKVQHDLGLEIEERYFNASSWEGTVVSNENVATFIKELVLSIDPSRPIPFKPGGYLQISVPPYKTNTSDWKQTMDPQYYSDWETFQLFDKVIDHLSLEENSANKAYSLASYPAELPLIKFNIRIATPPLVNRAPDPTIPWGVCSSYIFSLKPGDKVTVSGPYGESFMKEDNRPVIFLIGGAGSSFGRSHILDLLLNKHTNRELTLWYGARSLKENIYQEEYERLEKEFSNFHYHLVLSQPLQEDLDKGWDSKDPIKTNFLFKAFELGQLSKLPNPEDYLYYVCGPALHNSSILTLLDNYGVERSSIVLDDFGS; encoded by the coding sequence ATGTCTTGGCTTTCAAGCCTGTACCCAATCTTTGTTGCTTCTGCTGCATTTTGTACTTTAGGCCTTGTTCTTGTAGCCGTTATCCTCCTCTCCAGGAAGTTTCTGATTAAAGTTCATCCTTGTAAGCTGCGAATCAATAATGACGATTCTCTTACTAAGACCGTGGATAGCGGGAAAACTCTGCTCTCTTCCTTGCTTGATTCTGGAATAGCCATTCCTTCTCCATGCGGAGGAAAAGCCTCTTGCAAACAATGCAAAGTTCGTATCACGAAAAACGCCGATGAACCTCTGGAGACGGATCGCTCAACTTTCTCAAAACAACAGTTAGAGCAAGGCTGGAGACTTTCTTGCCAAACAAAAGTACAACACGATCTTGGCTTAGAAATAGAAGAGCGGTATTTCAATGCTTCGTCCTGGGAGGGGACAGTCGTATCAAACGAGAATGTCGCTACCTTTATTAAGGAGCTGGTTCTTTCTATTGATCCTTCTCGTCCGATTCCTTTCAAGCCGGGAGGATATCTGCAAATTTCCGTTCCTCCCTACAAAACGAATACTTCTGATTGGAAACAAACTATGGATCCCCAATACTACAGTGATTGGGAGACTTTTCAGCTCTTTGATAAAGTCATAGACCATCTCTCTTTGGAAGAAAATTCCGCCAACAAAGCGTATTCTTTGGCTTCTTATCCTGCAGAGCTTCCCCTCATCAAATTTAACATCCGCATTGCAACGCCTCCGTTGGTAAATCGTGCCCCAGATCCAACCATTCCATGGGGAGTCTGTTCTTCCTATATATTCTCTCTCAAACCTGGGGATAAGGTAACGGTATCCGGCCCATACGGAGAATCTTTTATGAAAGAAGATAACCGCCCGGTTATCTTCCTAATCGGAGGAGCCGGATCCTCGTTTGGAAGGAGCCATATTCTTGATTTATTACTAAATAAACACACAAACAGAGAGCTTACGTTGTGGTATGGCGCGCGTTCTCTTAAGGAAAATATCTACCAAGAAGAGTACGAACGGTTAGAAAAAGAATTTTCAAACTTTCACTACCACCTTGTTCTCTCTCAGCCTTTACAAGAAGATCTGGATAAAGGCTGGGATAGTAAAGATCCCATAAAAACAAACTTTTTGTTCAAGGCTTTTGAACTCGGCCAATTGAGTAAGCTTCCCAATCCCGAAGACTACCTATATTATGTTTGTGGTCCAGCACTGCACAACAGTAGCATCCTGACCTTGCTTGATAACTATGGAGTAGAGCGTTCTTCGATCGTCTTAGATGATTTTGGAAGTTAA
- a CDS encoding FtsK/SpoIIIE family DNA translocase, which translates to MRKERKKASVSLSPQAIFAIKTCVYLALACFSGLSLWSFQHNQPYTQNWIGLLGWSLSSFLFYNFGVAAFLIPLHFSWLSFLNMKKTPAPLAFRKAAAFGTIPVCCAVLLSMVSPAQNLPQFLATRVPLVIMDLQPPKAYLGGIPFYLLYDGHSFSLKLLIGAVGTGLIFLAMLLCAICYLVPKSFVLKKKALLDVLLKFLKNKFCACWNAYKRLLKNLVDHKSYCPEPSLHVPTPASVAKKEILKLPTPVISLPLENKDLQDNSPINRTIFLSPPHPAKRAVSSQKRPDLPNLLSPKNAPSSFATAGEAPDLPQYHLLSKRNVRRPESLLEELKKKAAILQQTLASFGIEAAIGNICSGPTLAAFEVLPNTGVKVQKIKALENDIALNLQASSIRIIAPIPGKAAVGIEIPNPDPQPVNFRDLLEDYQKLSQRLQVPLLLGKKANGDNFWTDLATMPHLIIAGTTGSGKSVCINTIVMSLIMTSPPTDIKLVIVDPKKVELTGYSQLPHMLTPVITEAKEAHSALIWLVREMELRYEILRFLGLRNIQSFNARSRNAEIEASYDKEIPEKMPFIVGIIDELSDLLLSSSHDIETPIVRLAQMARAVGIHLILATQRPSRDVITGLIKANFPSRIAFKVANKVNSQIIIDEPGAENLMGNGDMLVVSPGSFAPLRVQGAYICDEDINKVIKDLCSRFPCKYVIPSFDTYDDASSLDPDSLDPLFNQAKTLVLQTGNASTTFLQRKLKIGYARAASIIDQLEEARIVGPSEGAKPRQILVQLSNQDD; encoded by the coding sequence ATGAGAAAAGAACGAAAGAAAGCAAGCGTCTCTCTTTCTCCGCAAGCAATCTTCGCTATCAAAACTTGTGTTTATCTAGCCTTAGCCTGTTTTTCTGGACTTAGTTTATGGAGCTTTCAACACAATCAACCGTACACGCAAAACTGGATAGGATTGCTTGGATGGTCTCTAAGTTCTTTTCTATTCTATAACTTTGGCGTAGCTGCTTTTCTAATTCCCCTTCATTTTAGCTGGCTTTCTTTCTTAAATATGAAAAAAACCCCAGCTCCACTGGCCTTTAGAAAAGCGGCCGCTTTTGGAACCATCCCAGTTTGCTGCGCGGTACTACTATCCATGGTTTCTCCTGCACAAAATCTTCCACAATTTTTAGCTACAAGAGTGCCACTGGTTATCATGGATCTTCAACCCCCAAAAGCTTACCTAGGAGGCATTCCCTTTTACCTGTTATACGATGGCCATTCTTTCTCCTTAAAACTCTTGATTGGCGCAGTAGGGACTGGGTTAATTTTTCTTGCTATGTTGTTGTGCGCGATCTGCTACCTTGTCCCCAAGTCTTTCGTATTAAAAAAAAAAGCTCTTCTAGACGTTCTCCTAAAATTTCTCAAAAACAAATTTTGCGCATGCTGGAACGCTTACAAAAGGCTTTTAAAAAATCTTGTTGACCACAAGTCTTATTGCCCCGAACCTTCGCTACACGTCCCCACTCCGGCTTCCGTGGCTAAAAAAGAAATCTTAAAACTTCCGACACCCGTTATTTCCCTCCCCTTGGAAAATAAAGACCTTCAAGATAACTCCCCCATTAATCGGACTATTTTTCTCTCCCCTCCCCATCCAGCAAAAAGAGCTGTTTCTTCTCAGAAAAGACCTGATCTTCCGAACCTTTTATCCCCAAAAAACGCCCCATCTTCTTTCGCAACGGCTGGGGAGGCCCCAGATCTACCGCAATACCATCTCTTAAGCAAACGAAACGTGCGACGCCCAGAGTCTCTTTTAGAAGAATTGAAAAAGAAGGCCGCTATCTTACAACAAACCTTAGCTAGTTTTGGCATAGAAGCCGCTATCGGAAATATCTGCTCAGGTCCCACTCTTGCAGCCTTTGAAGTTCTTCCTAACACGGGGGTCAAAGTACAAAAAATTAAAGCTCTAGAGAATGACATCGCGTTAAATTTACAGGCTTCCAGCATCCGCATTATTGCCCCGATTCCCGGGAAAGCTGCTGTGGGAATTGAAATTCCCAATCCAGATCCCCAACCCGTCAACTTCCGCGATTTATTAGAAGACTACCAAAAACTTTCCCAACGGCTCCAAGTTCCTCTTCTTTTAGGGAAAAAAGCTAACGGAGATAATTTTTGGACGGATCTAGCAACCATGCCGCATTTAATTATTGCCGGGACCACAGGATCCGGGAAATCCGTCTGCATCAATACCATCGTCATGTCTCTCATCATGACTTCGCCGCCTACAGACATAAAACTCGTAATTGTAGACCCTAAAAAAGTAGAATTAACCGGATACTCGCAACTTCCTCATATGCTAACGCCCGTGATTACAGAGGCTAAAGAAGCTCATAGCGCTTTAATTTGGCTTGTTCGAGAAATGGAGCTTCGTTATGAAATCCTTCGATTTTTGGGGTTGCGAAACATCCAATCATTCAATGCTCGTAGTCGTAACGCAGAAATTGAAGCATCTTATGACAAGGAGATTCCCGAAAAAATGCCTTTCATCGTGGGCATTATTGACGAACTTTCCGACCTACTTCTTTCCTCTTCTCACGACATTGAAACGCCTATCGTCCGTTTAGCCCAGATGGCTAGAGCTGTGGGGATTCACCTCATTTTAGCGACACAACGCCCTTCTCGCGATGTGATTACAGGTTTAATCAAAGCGAACTTCCCCTCTCGCATAGCTTTCAAAGTAGCCAACAAAGTCAACAGTCAAATTATTATTGACGAGCCTGGAGCAGAAAATTTGATGGGGAACGGAGATATGCTCGTGGTTTCTCCAGGATCTTTTGCCCCTCTGCGCGTACAAGGAGCATATATTTGTGATGAGGACATTAACAAGGTCATCAAAGATTTATGTTCCAGGTTCCCCTGTAAGTATGTGATTCCCTCTTTTGACACCTATGATGATGCATCTTCTTTAGATCCAGACAGTCTAGATCCTTTATTCAATCAGGCAAAAACTCTTGTATTACAAACAGGGAATGCTTCAACAACTTTCCTCCAAAGAAAACTCAAAATTGGCTACGCTAGAGCAGCTAGTATTATTGATCAGCTAGAGGAAGCGAGAATTGTTGGCCCATCAGAAGGGGCCAAACCTCGTCAAATATTGGTCCAGCTGTCGAATCAGGACGATTAA
- the yajC gene encoding preprotein translocase subunit YajC has protein sequence MFSRVFFSILFFLGCCPVLFADVDSPQRATFGQPAVMLGIAIAFFYFILWRPEQKRRQAMEKRKSELAVGDKVTAMGIVGTIAEIREHTVVLNIASGKIEILKAAISEILKAEK, from the coding sequence ATGTTCTCTCGTGTGTTTTTTAGTATCCTTTTCTTTCTAGGATGTTGCCCAGTTTTATTTGCAGATGTTGATTCTCCTCAACGAGCAACATTTGGACAACCTGCTGTCATGTTAGGAATTGCGATTGCCTTTTTCTATTTTATCTTATGGCGCCCAGAACAAAAACGTCGCCAAGCCATGGAAAAAAGAAAAAGCGAGTTAGCCGTAGGAGATAAAGTGACCGCTATGGGCATCGTTGGAACAATCGCAGAAATCCGAGAGCACACTGTTGTTCTGAACATTGCCTCCGGGAAAATTGAAATTCTCAAAGCAGCAATTTCTGAAATTCTTAAGGCTGAAAAATAA